In the genome of Kineococcus endophyticus, the window GTTCCTGCACGGACCCGTGGGTGCGGAGCAGGGCCACGAGGGCGTCGAGGCTGAGGCCGTCGCCCTGGACGACGAGACCGTCGTCGCGGCCGTGCTCGTCGTCGCTGTGGACGGCATCGGTCATGACGGTCTGGACCGGGTCGGCCGACGGGGGGAGTTCGTCACCCCACATCTCCTCCAGCGAGGTCACGACGTGCCGGGCGCGGCGCGCGGCGGAGGTCACGTCGGCGACCGAGGGGATCCGTTCCACGGGGGTCACATCGACCGTGGTGCCCGGAACTCGAGGAGAACGGTCCCCCCTCTTCCGGGGGACGGTCCCTGAAACCTCTCAGACGGACGGCTTCGCCTGCAGCACCGCCAGCATCCGCCCGCGAGGGGACCGGCGACCCGCCGGGCGCACGACGTCGGTGGCCGGGCGCGAGGCGACCGGGGTGCGGCGGGCCGGGGTGGTGCTGCTCGACGGGGCGGGACGTGCGGGCATGCGGCGGGACTCCTCGAGCGCGGTGGGGTGTCCCAGAGACGTCGGCCGCGCACCGGCCGGTGCCGAGCCGCTGTTCAGGTGACACCCGTCCGGGGGAGCGCCCCGGCGACGGCGGCCAGCAGGTGCGGCAGGGTCGGCGCGCCCGTGGCGCGGAAGACCTCGCGGCCGTCGTCGTCGCGCAGCACCACCGTGGGTGTCCCCGCGATGCCTTCCGCCGCAGTCCGTTCCACGTCGTCGGCCACGTCGACCTCCACCGTGCGCAGGTCCGGCACGAGGTCGGCCGCCCGCTGCACGACGCGCCGCGCGCTCCGGCACGGCGCGCAGAACGCCGACGTCCACAGTTCGACCACCACGAGAGGGACAACGCCGGGAGGAGGCCCCGGCTTCCGCGTCAGAGCAGGTAGCGGTACAGCGGGTCGTCCGCGGTGATCTTGTCGAAGGTCGGGGGAGCGGCGTCCATCCGCGCGAGCAGCCCCGGGAGGTCCTCCTTGGTGGGGATCTCGATGCCCACCAGGGCCGGGCCGAACTCGCGGTTGCTGCGCTTGACGTACTCGAAGAGCGTGATGTCGTCGTCCGGGCCGAGCACCTCGTCGAGGAACCGCCGCAGCGCACCGGGTTCCTGCGGGAACTCCACGAGGAAGTAGTGCTTGCGGCCCTCGTGCACGAGGGCGCGCTCGATGATCTCGGCGTACCGGGAGATGTCGTTGTTGCCGCCGGAGACGATGGCGACGACGCTCTGGCCGGGCTCCACCCGCACGTACCCGGCGAGCGCAGCGGTCGCCAGCGCACCGGCGGGCTCGGCGATGATCCCGTCGGTCTGGTACATCGCCAGCATCTCGACGCAGATCGCCCCCTCCGGGACCGCGACCAGCTCCACCGGGTGCTGCTCCACGACGGCGTGCGTCACGTCCCCGACGCGGCGGACGGAGGCGCCGTCGACGAACGTGTCGAGGTCGCCGAGGCGGACCGGTCGTCCCGCGGCGAGGGCGGCGGCCATCGAGGAGGCACCCGCCGGCTCGACCCCGACGACCCGCACGTGCGGGTGCCGTTCGCGCACCCACGTGAGGACGCCGGCGAGCAGTCCGCCGCCGCCGACGGGGACGACGAGCACGTCCGGGGGAATCTCGCCGAGGGCGGCCAGCTGCTCGACGACCTCCACGGCCACCGTGCCCTGGCCGCAGACGGTGCGGACGTCGTCGAACGCGGGCACCATCGTGGCGCCGGTCCGCGCGGCGTCCTGCGCGGCCGCGGCGGCGGCGTCGTCGTAGGTGTCGCCGAGCACGATGGTCTCGACGAACTCCTGGCCGAGGGCGGCGATGCGGTCGCGCTTCTGCCGCGGCGTCGTCCGGGGGACGTAGATCCGTCCGCGCACGCGCAGGGCGGCGCACGCGTACGCCAGGCCCTGCGCGTGGTTCCCGGCGCTCGCGGTGACGACCCCGTGACCCCGCTGCTCGGCGTCGAGCTGGGCGACGAGGTTGTAGGCGCCGCGCAGCTTGTAGGACCGGACGGCCTGCAGGTCCTCCCGCTTGACCCGCACGTGGGCGTCGAGCTCGGCGGACCAGCGGCTGTTGGTCGCCAGTGGGGTGCGCGTGACGACCTTCGCCAGGCGCGCGGCCGCGTCCTCGACGTCGGCGGCCGTGGGCAGGGCGATCGGCTCCCGCTCCGGCTCGCGCGCGGACTCCAGGGACGGCACGGCGTCGATCGACATGGGCACGATCCTCCACCGCGCGCGGACCGCGTGGCCACCAGGGTCGTGCACAGGAGGGTCTCAACGTGGGGCCCGGTACCGAGTTCCCGACGCGGATGTGAAGTGAGACACATGTGGCGGCCGCGGCGGTTCCGGTCAGGTGAGGCGGCGCTATCTTCGGCGAGGCTCACCTCACCGGAGGAGCCGTGGACCATCGCGTGGAGGAGGTGCGCCGTGCTCGCGACGTTCGTCATCGGGCTGCGGGAAGGCCTGGAGGCGTCGCTGATCGTCGGCATCGTCTCGGCCTTCCTCGTCCAGCGCGGGGAGCGGCGCGCGCTGCGGTTCGTCTGGGTGGGGGTGGTGGCCGCCGTGGTGCTGTGCGTCGGCGTGGCCGCCGCGCTGCAGGCGGCGACGCAGTCCCTGCCCCAGCGCGAGCAGGAGCAGCTGGAGACCGTGCTCGCCCTCGTGGCCGTCGCGATGGTCACGTGGATGGTCGTCTGGACCACCCGGAACGCCCGGACCCTGCGCACCGACCTGGAGACCTCGGTCTCCTCGGCGCTCGCGCGGGGTTCCTCGTGGGCCCTGGTCGCCATGGCCTTCCTCGCCGTCCTGCGCGAGGGGCTCGAGACCTCGGTCTTCCTGCTGGCGACCTACCAGGCCTCCGGCAGCAGCGCCACGGGCGCTCTCGGGGCGACCCTGGGCATCGCGCTGGCGGTCGTCCTCGGCTACCTCCTCTACCGCGGCGGGGTGCGCATCGACCTCGCCCGGCTCTTCCGCGTCACCGGCGTCGTGCTCGTCCTCGTCGCCGCGGGCCTGGTGATGTCCGCCGCGCACACCGCCTACGAGGCGGGCTGGCTCCTCGCCGGCCAGGAGAAGGTCCTCGACCTCACCGCCGTCGTCGCCCCCGGCACCGTCCGCTCGGCGCTGCTCACCGGGGTCCTCGGCTGGCAGCCCCGGCCCACGAAGGCCGAGCTCGTCGGCTGGCTCGTCTACCTCGTCCCCATGCTCGTCGTCGTCCTGCGGCCCCGGACGCGCAGCGCCGCCCCGCAACGCGTCGCCGCCTGAGTCCCCTGCACCCCCGAGAGGTCCCCGTGATCCGCACGTCCCGCCCCCTGCTCGCGCTCGCCGCGGCCCCGCTGCTCCTCCTGGTCGCCTGCAGCGGCGGTTCCACCGCGGCCGACGACTCCGCCTCGGGCGGCGCGGCGAGCGGGGCCGTCAAGGTCACGCTCACCGACGACGGGTGCACCGCGGAACCGAACTCGGTCCCGGCCGGCGCCGCCTCGTTCGAGGTCGTCAACTCCGGCGCGAGCGCCGTGACCGAGGCCGAGCTGGTGAACTCCGGCGGCCGGATCCTCGGGGAGCGGGAGAACCTGACCCCGGGCCTGAGGGGGAAGTTCTCGCTGAAGCTCGAGGCGGGGGAGTACACGATCCAGTGCCCCAACGCCGCCACCGAGACCTCGACGTTCACGGTGACCGGCTCGGCGCCGAGCAGCACCGAGGACCCGTTGTTCGCCGCCGCCACCAGCGGCTACCAGACCTACGTCAAGCAGCAGGTCGCCGACCTCGTCACGGCCACGGGCGCCTTCGCCGCGGCCGTCGAGGCCGGGGACGTCGCCAAGGCCAAGGAGCTCTACGGTCCGGCGCGCGCCCCCTACGAGCGCATCGAACCCGTGGCCGAGAGCTTCGGCGACCTCGACCCGAAGATCGACGTGCGCATCGCCGACGTGGCCGACCCCTCGACCTGGACGGGTTTCCACCGCATCGAGCAGGCGCTGTTCGAGAAGGGCACCACGGAGGGGATGGCCCCGGTCGCCCAGCAGCTCGTCGCCGACGTCGGGCAGCTGAACACGCTCGTGCAGACGACGACGTACCAGCCGGCCGACCTCGCCAACGGCGCCTCCGGCCTGCTCGACGAGGTCGCCAAGTCCAAGGTCACGGGGGAGGAGGAGGCCTACTCCCACCTCGACCTGCTCGACTTCGCGGCGAACGTCGAGGGGTCGCGGAAGGCGTTCGACCTGCTCACCCCGGCCCTGCAGGTCACCGACGCCGACCTCGTCACGACGATCCAGGGCCGCTTCGACGACGTGCAGACGGCCCTGCAGCCGTACCGCCGCGGCGACGGGTACGCCCTCTACACCGAGCTGACGCCGGACCAGGTCAAGGACCTCGCCACGGCCGTCGACGCCCTCGCCGAACCCCTCTCCCAGGTGTCCGGCAAGGTCGTCGGCGCCGCGAACCAGTGAGGTCCCGTCCGTGAGCGCGGTCCGTCCCAGCCGTCGTGGCGTCCTGACGAGCGCCGCGGTCGTGGGTGCCGCCGGGATCGGCGCGGGCGTCAGTGCCGTCGCGTCCCGACCGGCCGCCGCCGGCTCGCCCACCGCGTCGCGCACCGTCCCGTTCCACGGAACCCGCCAGGCCGGCGTCACCACACCGGCGCAGGACTCCCTCGTCTTCGCCGCCCTCGACGTCACGACGAAGCGGGCGGGTGACCTCGCCGACGTGCTGCAGCGCTGGAGCGCCGCCGCCGCGACGATGACGACGGGCGTCCCCGTCGGCGGGCCGGGCGGCCTCGGCGGGGCGGGCGACGAACCGCCGCAGGACACCGGCGAGGCCCACGAACTGCCGGCCGCGAACCTCACCGTGACCCTCGGGTACGGGCCGTCCCTGTTCGACGAGCGGTTCGGCCTGGCCGACCGCCGGCCCGCGGCGCTGGAGGAGCTGCCGGCCCTGCCGGGGGAGCAGCTCGACCCGACCAAGGTGGGCGGGGACCTGTGCCTGCAGGCGTGCGCGGACGACCCGCAGGTGGCGTTCCACGCCGTCCGCAACCTCGTCCGCATCGGCCGCGGGACCGTCCGCGTGCGCTGGATGCAGCTCGGTTTCGGACGCACCTCGACGACCTCGACCACGCAGTCCACCCCCCGCAACCTCATGGGCTTCAAGGACGGCACCGCCAACCTGCGCGCCGAGGACACCGCGGACCTCGAGAAGTTCGTGTGGGTCGGCGGACAGGGCGCTCCCGCGGCGGACCAGGACTGGATGCGCGGCGGGACCTACCTCGTGGCGCGCCGCATCCGGATGCTCATCGAGTCCTGGGACCGCGCCTCCCTCGGGGAGCAGGAGCGCGTCATCGGCCGCGCCAAGGAGTCCGGTGCGCCGCTGTCGGGGACGCAGGAGTTCGACGCCCTCGACCTGGACAAGACCGTCCACGGCAAGCCCGCCATCGACGTCGCGGCACACGTCCGCCTCGCGGCCCCGGACACCAACGGCGGCGTCAAGATGCTGCGACGCGGGTACTCCTACACCGATGGCCTCGACGTCGCGACGGGCCAGCTCGACGCCGGCCTGTTCTTCATCGTGTTCGGCAACGACCCGCACCAGCAGTTCGTCCCGGTGCAGCGCAGGCTCGGCACGCACGACGCCCTGACCGAGTACCTCAAGCACACCGGGTCGGGGATCTTCGCCTGCCCGCCCGGCGTGCAGCGGGACGGCGCCTGGGGCGAGGGGTTGTTCATCTGAAGGTGCGCCGGACCGGGAAGCGCCTCACGGCGCACGGCCGCTCGTAGCGGCTTCAATTTGGGACCCGGGGCTACCGCGGCCCGACGCCCCTCCATTGTAACGACGGGTCCGCGCCCGGTGCAGCCCCCGGGTCAGCCGAGTTCGCCGGCCCGCCACCGGACGGCGACGTGCTCGAGCTGCTCCGCGGTCCGCACGAGCCGTGCGGCGGAACGGGTCAGGGCCGCTCCCGCGTCGTCGGCGGCGTGCTCGGAGTCGGTCCAGCCCGCGTCGGCGTGGTGGGCCCGGCCGATCGCGAGGATCCGGCAGAACGCCGCGGCCCGTTCCAGCGTCACGGCGAAGTCGCCCTCGGCCACCCCCCGCAGGACCTGGTCGACGACGGTCGCGACCTCCTGCGGGCCCGGCGGGTCGGCGACCCCGGCCACGACCTCCAGGACCGGGGCGTGGCGACGGCCCTCGGCGAACTGGCGGGACACGGCGACGGGCTGGCGGTGCACCCAGGTCCGCAGCACGTAGAGGCGCCACAGGGCACCGGCGAGGGAGTCGGCCGGGGCGTCGGCCCACAGGTCCGCGATGACCTCCAGGCCCTCGTCCTGGGCGAGCCGGACGACGCGGCGCGTGACCTCGGCGTCCTGGGCGCTGCGGGCGCCGTGGACGAGGGCGCTGGCGGCGGCGTGCGCGGCCTCCTGGACGGCGGAGGGGTCGACGCCCCCGGCGAGGCTGACGATCGCCTCGTCACCGGGCAGAGCGGGTCGGTGGTGCCGGCGGGGTGGGACGGGATCGGGCACCAGGAGATGGTGCCACCGCTCGCAGCGGTCCGCTCAGCCCCGGAAGGGCGGCGGAGGCGTCGACATCGTCGCGCGCGGGCAGTCCCGCAGGCGCAGGCCGCCGTGGCCCAGCGCCTCGTCGCAGAGCGACTCCACGCTCCAGCCGAGCTGGCTGCCGAAGAGCGTCACGGTGACGCGGTAGATCGTGATCTCGTACTTCGTGGGGGTGCCGTAGGCGACGTGGATGCGCCCGATGAGCTCGGCGCCCGCGGCGTTGTCCGGGCCGTGCCAGGGGCGGTCGAAGCGGCTCCACAGCGAGGGACCGGCCTGCCAGACACCACCGTTCTGCACGTCGCGCAGGGCCAGCTCGACGAGGACCGAGCGGGCGGCCTCCTCGGGGACGATCGCCGCGGGCCGGATGACCTCGGAGATCTCGCCCGCGGCCGAGCGCGTCGCGGGCTGGGTGAGCTGGTCGTCCACGCGGGATCCCTCCGTCGTCTGCTGCCTCGGGCCGGCCGTTCTCCGACAGTGGTCCATCGACACCCGGGCGGGGGACTTGAGCGTGGAGGAGTTGTGGACACCGGTGGTCCCGGGCGTGATCCGTGGGGCATGATGGGCGCGTACGGAGCAGCACTACGTGTAGTCGAAGCATCACAGCCAGTCGTTCTGCGTGACGTGAGGTCGTAGGGGAAGACGTTCCTCACACCGACGCAGAAGGAGACAACGGCATGTCCGGTGCGACGACCCGCGGCGTGCTCTTCGTGCACTCCGCACCGCGAGCGCTCGTCCCGCACATCGAGTGGGCAGCCGGCGGTGTCCTCGGCGTGCGCGCGTCCTTCGACTGGACGAGCCAGCCGATCGCTCCCGGCTGCCTGCGCGCGGAGTACTCCTGGCAGGCGCCGCAGGGGACCGGGGCGCTGCTGGCCTCCGCCCTGCGCGGCTGGGCCCACCTCCGCTTCGAGGTCACCGAGGAACCGTCCCAGGGGTGCGACGGGGGCCGGTGGAGCCACACGCCCGCGCTCGGCATCTTCCACGCCGCCACGGACGTGCACGGCAACGTGCAGGTCCCCGAGGACCGCGTGCACGCCGCCATGGACCTGCTCAGCACCGGTGACGCCGCGGGGGCTCGTCGCGCCCTCTCCCTCGCCGTCGGGGAGGCCTGGGACTGCGAGCTCGAGGCTTTCCGCCACGCCGGCGACGACACCCCCGTCCGCTGGCTGCACCAGGTCGGCTGACGGCCCCGGGCCGGGGACGACGGAAGGCCCGCCGCGAACGACGGGCCTTCCGGGGACGGAACGGGTCAGCGCGAGGCGAACACCGCGCTGACGTTGTGGCCGCCGAAGCCGAACGCGTTGTTCAGGCCGTAGAGCGTGCCGGTCGCGGGCAGCGGCCGCGGGTCCTTGCGGACGACGTCCAGCGTCACCTCGGGGTCGAGGTCGTCGACGTTGATCGTCGGCGGGGCCATCCGGTCGCGCAGGGCCAGGATCGTGAAGATGCTCTCCACCGCGCCGGCCGCGCCGAGCAGGTGACCGGTCATCGACTTCGTCGCGGACACCGCGATCCCGTCGACGGCGTCGCCCAGGGCGAGCCGCAGCCCCTTGTCCTCGGCCACGTCGCCGACCGGGGTCGAGGTCGCGTGGGCGTTGACGTGGGCGATGTCGGAGGCCTGCAGCCCGGCCTGCTGCAACCCGTCGAGGATCGCGCGGCTGACGCCCGCACCCTCGGGCTCGGGGGCGGCGACGTGGTACGCGTCGGCCGACAGGCCCGTGCCCAGGACGTCGGCGTAGACGCGGGCACCGCGGGCCTGGGCGTGCTCCTCGGACTCCAGGACGAGGATGCCGGCGCCCTCGCCGAGGACGAAGCCGTCGCGGGCGGTGTCGAAGGGCCGCGAGGCGCGCTCGGGGTCCTCGTTCCGCTTGGACATGGCGTGCATCGAGGTGAAGGAGGCGATGGGCAGCGGGTGGATGGCCGCCTCGGTGCCGCCGCAGAGGACGATGTCGGCGCGGCCGGAACGGATCATCTCCGCGCCGTAGGCGATGGCCTCGGCGCCGGAGGCGCACGCGCTGACGGGGGTGTGCGCCCCGGCGCGGGCGGTGAACTCGATGCTGATGGCGGCCGTCGGGCCGTTGGCCATGAGCATGGGGACGGTGAGGGGCAGGACGCGGCGCGCACCCTTCTCCTTCAGCGTGTCGTACGCCGTCAGGAGGGTCCAGATGCCGCCGATGCCGGTGGCCACGACCGAGCCGAGGCGCAGCGGGTCCACCTCGGGGGAGCCGGCGTCGGCCCACGCCTCGCGGGCGGCGATGACGGCGAACTGCTGGGAGGGGTCGAGCCGCTTGATCTCGCGACGCTCCAGCACGCTGTCGGCGCGCACGGCGGCCGTGGCGGCGAACGTCACGGGCAGCTCGAACTCGTTGATCCAGTCGTCGGTGATGGGACGCGCCCCCGAGCGGCCGGCGAGCGCGGCCTCCCAGCTGGTGCGGACGTCGCCGCCGAGCGGTGTCGTGGCGCCCAGCCCGGTGACGACGACGCGGCGCGACGAGGTCGTCGCGGTCGACGGGGTCGACGGGGTCGTGGTCATGTCGGTCAGCTCCTCCTGGAACTCAGACGGCGTGCGAGGGTCCTGCGGGTGGCCGGCCCGCCGCGGCGGGCCGGCCGGGTGCTGCTGGTCGGGCGTGCTCAGCCCTGGGCCTGGGAGATGTAGGCGACGGCGTCGCCCACGGTCCGCAGGTTCTTGACGTCCTCGTCCGGGATCCGGACGCCGAACTTCTCCTCGGCGTTGACGACGATCGTCATCATCGACAGCGAGTCGATGTCGAGGTCGTCGGTGAACGACTTGTCCGCGAGGACGCTGTCGGTGGGCAGGCCCGTCTCCTCGTTGACGATCTCGGCGAGACCGCTGAGGATCTCCTGCTCACTGGCCATGCGTGGCTCCTCCATGTGCACGGTGGTCCGCCTGGACCACCGGAACGACCTGACCGCGGGGGTTCGCGACCAGGAGAACGCAGCCGGCTACGGGAGCCGGACGACCTGGGCGGCGTAGGACAGGCCTGCGCCGTAGCCGATCAGCAGCGCGAGGCCACCGGACGGGGCGTCCCCGTCGGCCATCGCGCGCTCGAGGGCGAGCGGGATCGAGGCGGCCGAGGTGTTGCCCATGTCGACGATGTCGCGGGCGACGTGGACGCTCTCGGGCAGCTTGAGCTGCTTGACCATCGCGTCGATGATGCGGGCGTTGGCCTGGTGCGGCACGAACACGTCGATGTCCTCGGCGCTCACCCCGGCGGCGTCGAGCGCGGCCTGCGCGACGGGTGCCATCTGCCACACGGCCCAGCGGAAGACCGACTGCCCCTGCTGCTCCAGGTAGGGCCAGCGCTCCACGTCGCCGACCTCGGCCGGGTCCTCGGCGACGAGGGCGGCGTCGGTCTGCTGGGCCGAGCGCAGCTCCAGCCAGGAGAACTTCGACTTGATGAGCTCGGCCTGCCCGCCGTCGGACCCCCACACCGTGGGGCCGACACCGGCTTCGTCGCCGACCCCGATGACCGCGGCGCCCGCGCCGTCGGCGAAGAGGAACGCGGTCGAGCGGTCGTGCTGGTCGGTGAAGTCCGACAGCTTCTCGGCCCCCACGACGAGGACGTTGCGCGCGGTCCCGCCGCGGACGAGGTCGGCGGCGACCGCGACCCCGTGGCAGAAGCCCGCGCAGCCCGCGGAGACGTCGAAGGCGGCGGCAGGCGTGGCGCCGAGGCGGTGCGCGACGACCGCGGCGGCAGCGGGTGTC includes:
- a CDS encoding DUF3145 domain-containing protein yields the protein MSGATTRGVLFVHSAPRALVPHIEWAAGGVLGVRASFDWTSQPIAPGCLRAEYSWQAPQGTGALLASALRGWAHLRFEVTEEPSQGCDGGRWSHTPALGIFHAATDVHGNVQVPEDRVHAAMDLLSTGDAAGARRALSLAVGEAWDCELEAFRHAGDDTPVRWLHQVG
- the fabF gene encoding beta-ketoacyl-ACP synthase II, whose protein sequence is MTTTPSTPSTATTSSRRVVVTGLGATTPLGGDVRTSWEAALAGRSGARPITDDWINEFELPVTFAATAAVRADSVLERREIKRLDPSQQFAVIAAREAWADAGSPEVDPLRLGSVVATGIGGIWTLLTAYDTLKEKGARRVLPLTVPMLMANGPTAAISIEFTARAGAHTPVSACASGAEAIAYGAEMIRSGRADIVLCGGTEAAIHPLPIASFTSMHAMSKRNEDPERASRPFDTARDGFVLGEGAGILVLESEEHAQARGARVYADVLGTGLSADAYHVAAPEPEGAGVSRAILDGLQQAGLQASDIAHVNAHATSTPVGDVAEDKGLRLALGDAVDGIAVSATKSMTGHLLGAAGAVESIFTILALRDRMAPPTINVDDLDPEVTLDVVRKDPRPLPATGTLYGLNNAFGFGGHNVSAVFASR
- the efeO gene encoding iron uptake system protein EfeO — its product is MIRTSRPLLALAAAPLLLLVACSGGSTAADDSASGGAASGAVKVTLTDDGCTAEPNSVPAGAASFEVVNSGASAVTEAELVNSGGRILGERENLTPGLRGKFSLKLEAGEYTIQCPNAATETSTFTVTGSAPSSTEDPLFAAATSGYQTYVKQQVADLVTATGAFAAAVEAGDVAKAKELYGPARAPYERIEPVAESFGDLDPKIDVRIADVADPSTWTGFHRIEQALFEKGTTEGMAPVAQQLVADVGQLNTLVQTTTYQPADLANGASGLLDEVAKSKVTGEEEAYSHLDLLDFAANVEGSRKAFDLLTPALQVTDADLVTTIQGRFDDVQTALQPYRRGDGYALYTELTPDQVKDLATAVDALAEPLSQVSGKVVGAANQ
- a CDS encoding beta-ketoacyl-ACP synthase III → MTAIKTAPTREARLLGVGAHRPPRVIDNEEVCTWIDSSDEWIQQRTGIRTRRWAAPDVSVVDMSEDAAAKALAQAGLTGSDIDAVLLATVSHPYQTPAAAAVVAHRLGATPAAAFDVSAGCAGFCHGVAVAADLVRGGTARNVLVVGAEKLSDFTDQHDRSTAFLFADGAGAAVIGVGDEAGVGPTVWGSDGGQAELIKSKFSWLELRSAQQTDAALVAEDPAEVGDVERWPYLEQQGQSVFRWAVWQMAPVAQAALDAAGVSAEDIDVFVPHQANARIIDAMVKQLKLPESVHVARDIVDMGNTSAASIPLALERAMADGDAPSGGLALLIGYGAGLSYAAQVVRLP
- a CDS encoding thioredoxin family protein is translated as MVVELWTSAFCAPCRSARRVVQRAADLVPDLRTVEVDVADDVERTAAEGIAGTPTVVLRDDDGREVFRATGAPTLPHLLAAVAGALPRTGVT
- the efeU gene encoding iron uptake transporter permease EfeU, yielding MLATFVIGLREGLEASLIVGIVSAFLVQRGERRALRFVWVGVVAAVVLCVGVAAALQAATQSLPQREQEQLETVLALVAVAMVTWMVVWTTRNARTLRTDLETSVSSALARGSSWALVAMAFLAVLREGLETSVFLLATYQASGSSATGALGATLGIALAVVLGYLLYRGGVRIDLARLFRVTGVVLVLVAAGLVMSAAHTAYEAGWLLAGQEKVLDLTAVVAPGTVRSALLTGVLGWQPRPTKAELVGWLVYLVPMLVVVLRPRTRSAAPQRVAA
- the ilvA gene encoding threonine ammonia-lyase IlvA, giving the protein MSIDAVPSLESAREPEREPIALPTAADVEDAAARLAKVVTRTPLATNSRWSAELDAHVRVKREDLQAVRSYKLRGAYNLVAQLDAEQRGHGVVTASAGNHAQGLAYACAALRVRGRIYVPRTTPRQKRDRIAALGQEFVETIVLGDTYDDAAAAAAQDAARTGATMVPAFDDVRTVCGQGTVAVEVVEQLAALGEIPPDVLVVPVGGGGLLAGVLTWVRERHPHVRVVGVEPAGASSMAAALAAGRPVRLGDLDTFVDGASVRRVGDVTHAVVEQHPVELVAVPEGAICVEMLAMYQTDGIIAEPAGALATAALAGYVRVEPGQSVVAIVSGGNNDISRYAEIIERALVHEGRKHYFLVEFPQEPGALRRFLDEVLGPDDDITLFEYVKRSNREFGPALVGIEIPTKEDLPGLLARMDAAPPTFDKITADDPLYRYLL
- the efeB gene encoding iron uptake transporter deferrochelatase/peroxidase subunit, which gives rise to MSAVRPSRRGVLTSAAVVGAAGIGAGVSAVASRPAAAGSPTASRTVPFHGTRQAGVTTPAQDSLVFAALDVTTKRAGDLADVLQRWSAAAATMTTGVPVGGPGGLGGAGDEPPQDTGEAHELPAANLTVTLGYGPSLFDERFGLADRRPAALEELPALPGEQLDPTKVGGDLCLQACADDPQVAFHAVRNLVRIGRGTVRVRWMQLGFGRTSTTSTTQSTPRNLMGFKDGTANLRAEDTADLEKFVWVGGQGAPAADQDWMRGGTYLVARRIRMLIESWDRASLGEQERVIGRAKESGAPLSGTQEFDALDLDKTVHGKPAIDVAAHVRLAAPDTNGGVKMLRRGYSYTDGLDVATGQLDAGLFFIVFGNDPHQQFVPVQRRLGTHDALTEYLKHTGSGIFACPPGVQRDGAWGEGLFI
- a CDS encoding acyl carrier protein, which translates into the protein MASEQEILSGLAEIVNEETGLPTDSVLADKSFTDDLDIDSLSMMTIVVNAEEKFGVRIPDEDVKNLRTVGDAVAYISQAQG